The proteins below come from a single Vidua chalybeata isolate OUT-0048 chromosome 1, bVidCha1 merged haplotype, whole genome shotgun sequence genomic window:
- the LOC128792464 gene encoding uncharacterized protein LOC128792464 encodes MDLRAPAAWQLRSRRTSRNSTGPLSPGEKYDLSVVVGEGDEAMEALAGEGEFSHPEDQILLAQELFQDIATMGKEALLKIPDGARVPASGKLTAEREEGPHDDTKWPFSTSQPPDHQGGQVAARPIPVIQRSHEDGLHLFRRTGTLNQDNHRVLHSSITISLQVEDLTRVPAGFLGPLHDCWDTTVLILEDSYHTPNEITILPEGKSVQLRLMADTGADVTIIPQARWPSDWELVPPCSRISGLGGAVHSLRSKHLVCVEGLEGQLATVRPFVVSSNILLLGRDVLSLFGHQLSSWSGFQPLSTNAQIAGKSEGPPEEQEGHPGC; translated from the exons ATGGACCTTCGAGCCCCAGCTGCGTGGCAGCTGCGAAGCCGTCGGACCAGCAGAAATTCCACCGGACCCCTGAGTCCCGGAGAG AAGTATGATCTCTCAgtggtggtgggagagggggacgAGGCAATGGAGGCCCTTGCTGGAGAGGGGGAGTTCAGCCATCCGGAGGATCAAATCCTACTAGCACAGGAGCTATTCCAGGACATTGCAACGATGGGAAAGGAGGCACTCCTGAAGATCCCGGACG GGGCAAGGGTACCAGCCAGCGGGAAACTGACAGCGGAGCGTGAGGAGGGGCCGCACGACGACACCAAGTGGCCCTTCTCAACGTCCCAGCCTCCCGACCATCAGGGAGGACAAGTGGCCGCGCGGCCAATTCCAGTGATTCAGCGCAGCCACGAGGACGGACTCCACCTCTTCCGCAGGACAGGTACCCTAAATCAGGACAATCATCGGGTCCTCCACAGCAGCATCACCATCTCGCTCCAGGTTGAGGACCTAACGAGAGttcctgctgggttcctgggcCCCCTTCACGACTGCTGGGACACCACCGTGCTCATCCTTGAAGACTCCTATCACACGCCGAATGAAATCACCATCTTGCCTGAG ggaaagtcgGTGCAACTGCggctcatggcagacacaggagcGGACGTGACCATCATCCCCCAGGCGAGGTGGCCCAGCGACTGGGAGCTCGTGCCCCCTTGCAGCAGGATCTCCGGTCTGGGCGGAGCGGTCCACTCTCTGAGGAGCAAGCACCTTGTGTGTGTGGAAGGACTGGAAGGACAATTGGCCACAGTGAgaccttttgttgtctcttcaaaCATCTTGTTATTAGGAAGGGACGTTTTGTCCCTGTTCGGGCACCAATTGTCGAGCTGGTCAGGTTTTCAGCCCCTCAGCACAAATGCTCAGATAGCTGGAAaatctgagggtccaccagaagaacagGAGGGACACccgggctgctga
- the LOC128784974 gene encoding uncharacterized protein LOC128784974: protein MQTLQMLAADMRTPSNIRSVARALFDPVQFDVFEDKWARLVASAVQRNATRGPQDPRSAVGADMLLGTGSYADPQEQAGYGPLVLDQCQTLGLAALVQTLGMAAPLEPFATIVQGVDEPFMKFAGRLTASVERQLADPEARRLVLANLARSNRNADCKRVIRALPGAATVSQMAKACADLSPSVQKMAAWDTAAQPVWAVPQGWQQQRGNTRASTKKGKCQAEREGEACPDTSSSPDPRAHRGLLSRLAASTRGSAGVDVCTAATVVLESCKIHKVPLDAFGPLGEGMSAFLMGRSSATLQGIIVHLGLIDADFTGQICAMVSTPTPPVTIPKGTRLAQLVPFKSSVHRMADRPRGASSFGSTGLPQVQWTAVLTKDRPEMSCTLSIPGVTPSEIRLHGLLDSSADVTVLSLATWPLDWPLNTVETSVTGLGGTA from the coding sequence ATGCAGACGCTCCAAATGCTTGCTGCTGACATGCGGACACCTTCCAACATCCGTTCTGTGGCACGTGCTCTTTTTGACCCTGTGCAGTTTGACGTTTTTGAGGACAAGTGGGCTCGTTTGGTGGCCAGCGCAGTGCAAAGGAATGCTACGCGGGGGCCTCAGGATCCCAGGAGTGCGGTTGGCGCTGACATgttgctgggcacaggcagtTATGCTGATCCTCAGGAGCAAGCTGGATACGGTCCCCTTGTGCTTGACCAGTGCCAGACGCTAGGCTTGGCAGCACTGGTTCAGaccctgggaatggctgctccGCTGGAGCCGTTTGCGACCATTGTCCAGGGGGTCGATGAGCCTTTCATGAAATTTGCAGGGAGACTGACTGCCTCTGTGGAGAGGCAGTTAGCAGATCCTGAGGCAAGGAGACTTGTGCTTGCGAACCTGGCCAGGAGCAACCGTAACGCGGACTGTAAGAGAGTCATACGTGCTCTTCCTGGTGCAGCTACTGTCTCGCAGATGGCAAAGGCCTGTGCAGACCTCAGCCCCTCGGTTCAAAAGATGGCTGCCTGGGATACTGCTGCGCAGCCGGTCTGGGCGGTgccgcagggctggcagcagcagcgggggaATACTCGGGCCAGCACCAAAAAGGGGAAATGTCAAGCGGAGCGCGAAGGGGAAGCATGCCCAGACACAAGTTCCTCTCCAGACCCCAGAGCCCATAGAGGTTTGCTCAGCCGGCTTGCAGCCAGCACCCGCGGCTCAGCAGGTGTGGatgtctgcacagcagcaacagtTGTTTTAGAATCCTGTAAAATACACAAGGTTCCCCTGGATGCCTTTGGTCCCTTGGGTGAAGGTATGAGTGCTTTCCTTATGGGGAGGTCTAGTGCCACCCTTCAGGGCATCATTGTGCACCTGGGTCTCATTGATGCAGACTTCACAGGGCAGATTTGTGCAATGGTTTCCACACCCACCCCCCCTGTCACGATCCCGAAGGGGACACGGCTTGCTCAACTTGTACCTTTTAAGTCTTCTGTTCACAGGATGGCTGACCGGCCGCGTGGGGCCAGCAGTTTTGGGTCCACTGGGCTGCCTCAAGTTCAATGGACCGCTGTCCTGACCAAAGACCGTCCCGAGATGTCATGTactctgtccatccctggtgTGACGCCGTCAGAGATTCGCCTCCATGGGCTTCTCGATAGCAGCGCTGACGTCACAGTTCTCTCCCTTGCCACCTGGCCTCTGGACTGGCCCCTGAATACAGTGGAGACGTCTGTCACAGGACTGGGGGGAACGGCGTGA